From Desmodus rotundus isolate HL8 chromosome 10, HLdesRot8A.1, whole genome shotgun sequence, one genomic window encodes:
- the RGS1 gene encoding regulator of G-protein signaling 1 isoform X1, with protein MRGAAVSMPRSDKMPGLLVSATPKGLKGTDHSLLDDKIQKRRPKTFRMDVKAYLRSMIPHLESGMKTSKSKDILSPDEVMQWSQSLEKLLATQTGQDVFGSFLKSEFSEENIEFWLACEDYKKTKSDLLHCKAEKIYKAFVHSDAAKQINIDFRTRESTAKKIKAPTLTCFDEAQKIVYTLMEKDSYPRFLKSNIYLNLLNDLQTNSLK; from the exons ATGCGAGGAGCAGCCGTCTCCATGCCAAGGTCAGACAAAATGCCAGGACTGCTCGTCTCTGCTACACCCAAGGGACTGAAAGGAACTGACCATTCGCTTCTTgatgataaaattcaaaaaaggAGGCCAAAGACCTT CAGAATGGATGTGAAAGCATACCTGAGGTCTATGATCCCGCACCTGGAGTCTGGAATGAAGACGTCCAAGTCCAAGGACAT ACTCTCTCCTGATGAAGTAATGCAGTGGTCTCAATCTCTGGAAAAACTCCTTGCCACGCAAA CCGGTCAAGATGTGTTTGGAAGTTTCCTGAAGTCTGAGTTCAGTGAGGAGAATATTGAGTTCTGGCTGGCTTGTGAAGACTATAAAAAAACGAAGTCTGATCTCCTGCACTGCAAAGCAGAGAAAATATACAAAGCATTCGTGCATTCGGACGCTGCTAAGCAA ATCAATATTGACTTTCGCACTCGAGAATCTACAGCCAAGAAGATTAAAGCTCCAACCCTCACGTGTTTTGATGAAGCCCAAAAAATTGTGTATACTCTTATGGAAAAGGATTCCTATCCCAGATTCCtcaaatcaaatatatatttaaatcttctGAATGACCTTCAGACCAACAGTCTAAAGTGA
- the RGS1 gene encoding regulator of G-protein signaling 1 isoform X2: MRGAAVSMPRSDKMPGLLVSATPKGLKGTDHSLLDDKIQKRRPKTLMDVKAYLRSMIPHLESGMKTSKSKDILSPDEVMQWSQSLEKLLATQTGQDVFGSFLKSEFSEENIEFWLACEDYKKTKSDLLHCKAEKIYKAFVHSDAAKQINIDFRTRESTAKKIKAPTLTCFDEAQKIVYTLMEKDSYPRFLKSNIYLNLLNDLQTNSLK, from the exons ATGCGAGGAGCAGCCGTCTCCATGCCAAGGTCAGACAAAATGCCAGGACTGCTCGTCTCTGCTACACCCAAGGGACTGAAAGGAACTGACCATTCGCTTCTTgatgataaaattcaaaaaaggAGGCCAAAGACCTT AATGGATGTGAAAGCATACCTGAGGTCTATGATCCCGCACCTGGAGTCTGGAATGAAGACGTCCAAGTCCAAGGACAT ACTCTCTCCTGATGAAGTAATGCAGTGGTCTCAATCTCTGGAAAAACTCCTTGCCACGCAAA CCGGTCAAGATGTGTTTGGAAGTTTCCTGAAGTCTGAGTTCAGTGAGGAGAATATTGAGTTCTGGCTGGCTTGTGAAGACTATAAAAAAACGAAGTCTGATCTCCTGCACTGCAAAGCAGAGAAAATATACAAAGCATTCGTGCATTCGGACGCTGCTAAGCAA ATCAATATTGACTTTCGCACTCGAGAATCTACAGCCAAGAAGATTAAAGCTCCAACCCTCACGTGTTTTGATGAAGCCCAAAAAATTGTGTATACTCTTATGGAAAAGGATTCCTATCCCAGATTCCtcaaatcaaatatatatttaaatcttctGAATGACCTTCAGACCAACAGTCTAAAGTGA